The Anolis sagrei isolate rAnoSag1 chromosome 10, rAnoSag1.mat, whole genome shotgun sequence genome contains the following window.
GGATCTGCGGCACGATCTTGGACGGGTTGATGGAGACGGCCAAGCCGATGAAGTTCAAGGGCCCCCAGCAGACGGCGAAAAGGACAAACACCACAAACATCGTCAAGAAGTTCCGGAGGTCGGCCGCCCGCACTTTGTGCTTGCACTCGTGCCGCGCCCGGTGCTTGACCTGGATGACCAGAATCCAGATCCGAAGGTAGCAGAAAGTCACGATGGACAGCGGCAGGATGAAGTGGACCACCACCACGGTGATGGTGTAGGACATGCTCACCGTCTGCGCAAAGGTGCAGGAATAGATCCGGTGATCGTACTGCAAGGAACCCACAAAGAAGTTGGGCAGGATGGCCACCAAGGTGAGCAGCCACGTCAAGCAGAGGTACAGGTAGGTGTTCTTCAGGTTAAAGAGCCGGTCGTAGCGGAGGCTGTGGCAAATGTAACAGTACCGGTTGATGGCAATGGCGGTGATGTTGAAAATGGAGCCGATGACGCTCAATCCCATGAGGAAGCCGCTGATCTGGCAGTGAACAGGGCCCATCGTCCATCTGTCGTGGAAAATGGCGCTCAGGATCAGAGGGTAGGGGTAGATCGCCACCACGAGGTCGGCCACCGACAGGCTGACCACAAAGATATTGCCTAGATGTTgcagagagcaggaggagaaaaaaagggaCAGTTAATCCACCACCATTGTGTAATTATCTGGTGAACAACACTTGGTCCTCCATATTtggagatctattttccccaacctccaccagggttcacatttgggcatattgagtattcattagggctgggcggtttcgtttcgttaattcgtaattcgttaaaaattcgttatttttttttgttaacgaagcgataacgaaccattctggagcaactggctgccggttcagttccgagcccaattcaaggtgctggtcttgacctacaaaaccctgtacggttccggtccagcgtatctgtccgaacgtatctccctctacgtcccaccacggaatttaagatcatttgagggggccctgctctcgactccaccgctttcccaagcaaggctggtggggacgaggagcagggccttctcggtggtggccccccacctgtggaactcactcccagtggatatcagggcatcgacatcactcctgtcctttaggaggaaggcaaagacgtggttgtgggaccaggccttcgggcaatctgctaactagataggacaaccaggcaattaggaccggcaggactgatatatgtggactgataaatgtggaagaaaacgcTAAACCATGAGATAGTGAACACTGACTGGCGAGAAGGAAGaagcggtttgtatcggtttgtatgaaattttattggttttattggttttaacgggtttagatgcaatgtattgttgttgtttgctaatttgttattttgttttattgcttattattgatgtatgctatgggcatcgaattgtgccttggatgtgtaagccgccctgagtccccttcggggtgagaagggcagggtaaaagtaaaccaaataaaataaataaataaacttaaaaacgaaacgaatttttcaattcgtttcgtaaatgcttcgtatttcgttatgtattcgtttcgttatcggtttgaggtcgtttcgttattatttccgcatgtctgggccagttttatggtttaattagtgaaaaaaaattataatatcacaccaacagtcaacaacagagagagagggaagcttcagaaggttttggaggttttttagcgtatttcgcggtcgcgtccgccattaacgaatcgattcgttattgtttcggaaatcgattcgttaattttttaccatttacgaaatttcgtaaatatcgaactttttttaag
Protein-coding sequences here:
- the GPR50 gene encoding melatonin-related receptor, whose translation is MVPGGNGSCAEGRLPREARHSLAAVLLLTTVGDLLGNALVILSVLRNPKLRNAGNIFVVSLSVADLVVAIYPYPLILSAIFHDRWTMGPVHCQISGFLMGLSVIGSIFNITAIAINRYCYICHSLRYDRLFNLKNTYLYLCLTWLLTLVAILPNFFVGSLQYDHRIYSCTFAQTVSMSYTITVVVVHFILPLSIVTFCYLRIWILVIQVKHRARHECKHKVRAADLRNFLTMFVVFVLFAVCWGPLNFIGLAVSINPSKIVPQIPEWLFVVSYFMAYFNSCLNAVIYGLLNQNFRKEYKRILVALWTPRLLFVDASKGGTEGIKSKPSPVVTNNNNNQAEVYL